In the genome of Nonlabens sp. MB-3u-79, one region contains:
- a CDS encoding GNAT family N-acetyltransferase, whose product MNITFKQVKIKDKSTVLNLFKKTAEKINKMNIDHWQYWMNPPLEKIRWVEEGINNNEFFFLDDLNGKNIGMVRILNEDLLYWGKRTEKSKYVHSLVVKEEYNGKGIGTKVLQEIENNAKKDNYKYLRLDADSKNTKLCKYYEKLDFIKVGIKELPLSNNNLYEKEIQ is encoded by the coding sequence ATGAATATTACATTTAAACAAGTGAAAATCAAAGATAAAAGTACCGTCTTAAACTTATTTAAAAAAACTGCTGAGAAAATAAATAAAATGAATATTGACCATTGGCAGTATTGGATGAATCCACCTCTAGAAAAGATTAGATGGGTCGAAGAAGGAATTAACAACAACGAATTCTTTTTTCTCGATGATTTAAACGGAAAAAATATAGGTATGGTTAGAATTCTAAATGAAGATTTATTATACTGGGGGAAACGAACCGAAAAATCCAAATATGTACATTCATTAGTAGTAAAGGAAGAATATAACGGAAAAGGAATTGGAACTAAAGTGCTTCAAGAAATTGAAAATAATGCCAAAAAAGATAATTATAAATATTTAAGACTTGATGCAGATTCTAAAAACACAAAACTTTGTAAATACTATGAAAAACTTGATTTCATAAAGGTTGGAATAAAAGAATTACCATTATCTAATAATAACCTTTACGAAAAAGAAATACAATAA